The Apibacter raozihei DNA segment ATCTATAAATGTTCCTCAGCAAGCGATTTGGAAAACACCATAGATCTGGCTTTAAGAGGTGAAAAATACAAAAAAGTTGACAGTGCAAAAGGTTTGGTATATGTTAAAGGAGATCGGGTATTACGACTCTTATTTGGAGCATTTGTAAAGTATTTTAAATTTAAGGTTCTTATAAAACCCGAGGGAGAAAACACTTATTCTGTTGCAGTATCCTCTGTATCCAGCGGATTTTCAGGAGGTGTTATCGGAGTAAGTCAAATTAGGACGGAAACACAGAAATTAGAAAAGCTCTTTCAGAATATTTGATATAACTTTAATGCTTATTGGCTAACTGCCCACAGGCTGCATCAATATCTTCGCCCCGGCTTTTTCTTACTTTAGCAGTAATTCCGTTTTTCTCCAGAAGTTGGATATAGCGTTCTGTAATTTGGTTGGAAGCCTGATTATAGCCTCCTTCCTCAATAGAATTATATTGAATCAAATTGACTTTAGACGGTACTTTTTTACAAAATCTTACCAGCGCCTGAATATCTTCGTCAGTATCATTAATCCCTTTCCATACAATATATTCAAAGGTAATTCTGCTTTTTGTTTTTAAGTACCAATACTGTAAAGACTCCATAACATCTGATAAAGGAAATTTAATGCTGAATGGCATTAATTGATTTCTCTTACTTTCTATAGCTGAGTGAAGAGATAAAGCAAGACGAACTTTTAAATTTTCATCTGCCAGTTTACTAATCATTTTAGGTATTCCGGAAGTGGATACAGTAATTCTGCGAGGTGACATGCCTAACCCTTTTTCATCTGTTATTTTCCGTATAGCTTCGGTAACAGAGGGATAATTAAGCATGGGTTCACCCATACCCATAAAAACAATATTAGAAAGAGGCTTTTCATGATACTCTCGGCTTTGCTTATCTATCAAAACCACCTGATCTACAATTTCAGCAGGAGTAAGATTTCTCATTCTGGAAAGTCTTGCCGTTGCACAAAAGGTACAATCAAGACTGCATCCAACCTGAGAAGATACACAAGCTGTCGTTCGGGTAGAAGTTGGAATCATTACCGATTCAACCACATTGCCATCATGAAGCTTTACCGCATTTTTTATAGTTCCATCTATAGACCTCTGCATAACGTGTATTTCTGCAGGATTTATAATAAAATGTTCATCCAGTTTTTCTCGTAAAGATTTCGACAGATTGGTCATATCAGAAAGAGAATGAGCATTTTTATTCCACAACCATTCATATACCTGACGGGCACGAAACGCTTTTTCACCGATAGATGAAAAGTAAGCCTCAAGTTCATGTAAACTTAAGGCTCTTATATCTTTTTTAGTTGTGTTCAAAATATAATCCCGTATGTTATATGATTAGCATAGCATCACCATACGAATAAAATTTATATCCTTCTTTAATAGCTTCTTTATAAGCCTTCATAATCAGATCATAACCCGCAAAAGCTGCGATCATCATCATTAAGGTTGATTTAGGTGTATGAAAATTGGTAATCATAGCATCTGCAATACCAAAATCGTAAGGAGGAAATATAAATTTATTCGTCCATCCATCATAGGGATTCAATCGTTTATTAGCAGATACAGAAGTTTCAATAGCCCTCATCGAGGTCGTACCCACAGCACATACACGATGTTTACTTTCAATTGCATTATTAACTATTTTGCAAGTTTTTTCATTTATACTGATTTGTTCGCTTTCCATTTTGTGCTTGGAGAGGTCTTCAACTTCTACAGAAGCAAAAGTTCCTAATCCAACATGTAAAGTAACTTCAGCAAATTCAACGCCTTTAATTTCCAGCCGTTTAAGTAAATGTTTCGAAAAATGTAATCCGGCAGTAGGTGCTGCTACAGCTCCTTCTTCCTTTGCATAAATAGTTTGATAACGTTCAGCATCATCAGCATCCGGTTTTCTTTTAATATATTTTGGAAGTGGTGTTTCCCCTAGTTCTTTTAATTTTCTTCTGAATTCTTCATAAGAACCATCAAATAAAAAACGTAAAGTTCTTCCACGGGAAGTGGTATTATCTACTACCTCAGCTACCAGACTATCATCTTCTGTAAAAAACAGTTTATTACCGATTCGGATCTTTCTGGCAGGATCTACCAATACGTCCCAAATTCTTGATTCAGCATCAAGTTCACGAAGTAAGAAAACTTCAATTTGGGCTCCGGTTTTTTCCTTGTTGCCATATAAGCGAGCGGGAAAAACTTTTGTATTATTCAAAATAAAGACATCTCCTTCGTCAAAATAGTCAATGACATCTTTAAATAATTTATGTTCAATTTCCCCTGTCTTTTTGTGTACCACCATTAACCTTGCCTCATCTCTGTTTTCCGCAGGTCTTTCAGCCAATAACTCAGGGGGTAATTTAAAATCAAAATCTGAAGTCTTCATTTATAAATATTTTCAATTTAAGTTTGCAAATATACAATATGAAACACCCTAAAGTCAAGTATTTCTTAATATAAGCTTCCTCAAACATATTTTAATCAGAAGATTCTAAAGATTTGGCAGGTTTTTTGTTCTCGAATGCGCATTAATAGTAATATAACTAAATTATGAAAAATGTTATGCAAATAACAAATAAGTATTTGAAATTGTCTTTAATTCTTGTATTTCTGATAATGCTTTATAATTGCGGAACGCATAAAAATGAAAAAAGGGACAATAATGAAATTGGTGGAAGTGAAAAGGTAATTGCTGGTTCAGAGTTTTCCTTAGTTGAAACTTCAAACTCGGATTTTCTGTCAATTGATAATATAAAGTCTAAAGATACCTGGGAGTTGGTTAAAATGAACGGTAAGTCTGCGAAAGATTTATTTGATAAAGTTCCCACCTTAAGTTTTGACAAAGCAGAATCACGAGTACAGGGGTTTGCCGGATGTAATCGTTACAGTGGTGGTTTTGCATTGGAAGGAAATAAATTTATAATATCCAGACTCGTAACCACCCGTATGATGTGTCAAAATAAAAATGATGAATACGGATTTACTCAGGCAATGGAAAGTGTAAACATCGCAAAATATGAAGGCAACAATTTGTTTTTGTTTAAGGATGGACAGTTGATTTTAGAATTTGTAAAAAAATAAATTTCTTGTGTTTTTCGGATATTTCCGATAAATATTTTTGAATTTTTAAATAATTATACTTAGTTAAGATCAGAGAAGGCCAGTTGTTTACTGGCCTTTTCCTTATTTTATAGTTAGCTTTTCCAACTGATTCGTATTACCATTAAAAATATTAATATCTACAAAATTACTTGTAATACCCTTAATTATACCTTTTTCCGAAAATTGCCAGAAAGACCATCGGCTATGCTTAGGACTATTTCTGGGATTGTAATTTGCAACCCAGATAGGGTATTCTGTCAAATCCATATCTGCAATATGATGAATAAAATAGGCATCATTGGAATAAATAATAGGTTTCACCTGATACTGTTTTTCAATTAAATGTAACCAGTTGGTTATGCCTTTTTTTAATAATTCCAAAGACTGGTTTTTGGGTAACTCTTCAATATCAAGAACTGGTGGAAGATCTCCTTTTTCAAGAGTTACCGTTTTCATAAAGTTTTCAGCCTGATCGGTTGAGTTTCTATTTACATCATAATAGTGATAAGCTCCTCTTAAAAGATTCTTATTTTTAAGATTTGTCCAGTTTTTCCTGAAAAAAGCATCTTGAACATAAGCCCCGCGTGTAGCCCTCACAAAAACGAACGAAATGGGAATATCATTTTTAATATACTTAACACTGTCCCATGCAATATTTCCCTGATGTTGACTTATATCTATTCCTATCGCATGAGATCTGTATCTATTAATTATCGAATGAATTTTTAAAGCTTCAGATTCAGGCCTTAATTTTTCCAGATTTTTATATCCATACTCTCTTTCTTCAAATTTACCTTTGATTATGAAATAGTACATGGTAAATGTAGTTCTGAAAAAGAAAACAAGTGCAAGTAAAAGAATAATTCCTGTAAGCCAATAATAAAATTTATAGCTTGGATTTTTTAGGTTTTGATTCTTCGTTGTTTTCTTTGTCCTTTTTTTCATAAGGAATTTTTACCATTTTTTAATTTTTCTGGAAAATAAAATCTTCAAGACATCAAATTTATAAAACTTGTTTTAAAATCATAATTATTTTATGCATTAAATAATTGTCGATATTTAAAATCTTGCCTGTAACTGAATAGTAAGTAAATTGCTGTTGTAAAAGGATGTTGAAGGGATATTTTTTTTGTATCGATCCATTTGCATGGCGATGACAAGACGAAGTTTATAATTCTCAATAAACTCAAAACTTAGTGCAGGTGTTACTGAAGTTTTTTTATTATCGTTTAACTTATTTACTTCCCATTCCTCAATTCTACAAGAAAACTCTACAGAGTGTAAATATTTTCTTTTTGCCTCATATCTGAGATTAGGTAAAATAAACCAGCCTTGCATGATATAGTCGTTTATTTTATAAGTAGATACATTAGAAGCCTTTAAATATTCATTGTGATTAATTGCTTTTCCCCCTTGACCTTGAAGAAATAAAGACCATTGAGAAGCAAGAGGAATAGTGCTGGTGATGTCAATAGCTCCCATATAGACATCTTTCTTCATCACTCGTCCCCAGCTACCGTTTATGCCGATTTCTAATTTGTATTTTTTATAAAGATTAAATGCATCTCGGGCAATAAATAACTTTCCATTGTCAGTATCCAGTTTGTTTTTTCCATTTCCATTGACAATAGCAACTGAATATGACATGGGTATTTTGCCAATATCTACGCTTCCGGAAACATCCATTCCGACTTGGAAGCTTCCCCAACCATTTGCACCTAATGAATAATATTGATTTGAAAAGTCCAATGATTTTACTATATCAACAGGTATTATATTTTCAGGACCTACTAATGGACGGAATTGTCCTATACGAAAATTTAAATATTTATTATACTTAAATCCTAGATAAGCATTTTCCAATACACGGGTTTTAGTATCAGATTTAAAATCAGCAAAATTGGTGAGTACATTAATTTTGATTTTGGGCGTTATCTCTGCCTGAACAGATAAGCGGGCTCTTCGTATGTCAAACGTATTGCTTGAATGGTCCTGATCTCCAAAATGTATACCGTTATGAGCTATTCCAGAACTTAAGCTGCTAATAAAACGAGTCTGAAACATACCTCCGATTGAAACCTTATTCAACACAGTTTTGATAGTATTGCTTTGTTTCTCTTTCTTCCTATTTACGGATATTGAATCTTCCAGAACACTTATTCGTTTTTCAAGATTTGAGATTCTTTCTTCATCCAATGTCTGGCTCAGCATTTGGTAATTAAGCAGTGGAAGTAATAAAAGGAAAAAGCAACGAATAGATTTTACAGCATTTTTTTGCATATGAATTTTTTATAATAGTTAGTTTATAATAGTTAAACAAATCAATAAAAAATTTATTATAACATTAAAATATAATTATTTTAAATAAATTATTGATTAAAAATAATATTATTATAAAACTAATAAATATGCGTATTTAATAAGATGATTATTCTTAATAAATTTAATATACCTTACTTAAATTACATATAGTTTATAAAGTAATTACGAAGTCTAAATAAATTTTAATATAAATGTCGATACTGGATGTATGTAAAATTATTATATAAAAGAAAAACTGCCGTTTGAATAGGCAGTTTTTGTGTATTTTTAATATAAATAATTATTCGGATAAAAATGAAGTAATTAATTTATGTGCTTTATTTTTTGCTTTTTCTAAATTATCATTAACAATAACATGATCAAAATTATTTGCGAAAGAAAGTTCCTGATCAGCCTTTTCTATGCGCATTTTTAAAGTTTCTTCATTTTCAGTATTTCTACTGCGTAATCTTTCTTCTAGTTCTTTTAACGAAGGAGGAGCTATAAATAAAGCAAGCGCACGATCACCAAACTGTTTTTTCAAATTTAAGCCGCCTTGCACATCTATATCAAATATTACATGCTTTCCTTGATTCCATAAGCGATCGATTTCTGTATGAAGTGTTCCATAAAAACGATTTTTATAAACTTCTTCAAATTCAATAAATTCTTTTCCTTCAATTTTTTCCCTAAATTCAGTCTCAGTCAGAAAGTAATAATCCTTTCCATCCGTTTCATTCTCTCTTTTAGGCCTTGTAGTACAAGATATTGAAAATGATAGTTCAGGTATAACCGATAATAAATATTGTACAATTGTAGTTTTACCTGCTCCTGAAGGTGCAGATAAGATTATAAGTTTTCCTTCAATATGTTTACCCGGTAATAGCTCTTTCAACTGTAAAGTGTCATTTCCCGGTTTGTGGTATACCAATGCCATGAT contains these protein-coding regions:
- the rlmN gene encoding 23S rRNA (adenine(2503)-C(2))-methyltransferase RlmN translates to MNTTKKDIRALSLHELEAYFSSIGEKAFRARQVYEWLWNKNAHSLSDMTNLSKSLREKLDEHFIINPAEIHVMQRSIDGTIKNAVKLHDGNVVESVMIPTSTRTTACVSSQVGCSLDCTFCATARLSRMRNLTPAEIVDQVVLIDKQSREYHEKPLSNIVFMGMGEPMLNYPSVTEAIRKITDEKGLGMSPRRITVSTSGIPKMISKLADENLKVRLALSLHSAIESKRNQLMPFSIKFPLSDVMESLQYWYLKTKSRITFEYIVWKGINDTDEDIQALVRFCKKVPSKVNLIQYNSIEEGGYNQASNQITERYIQLLEKNGITAKVRKSRGEDIDAACGQLANKH
- a CDS encoding porin, coding for MQKNAVKSIRCFFLLLLPLLNYQMLSQTLDEERISNLEKRISVLEDSISVNRKKEKQSNTIKTVLNKVSIGGMFQTRFISSLSSGIAHNGIHFGDQDHSSNTFDIRRARLSVQAEITPKIKINVLTNFADFKSDTKTRVLENAYLGFKYNKYLNFRIGQFRPLVGPENIIPVDIVKSLDFSNQYYSLGANGWGSFQVGMDVSGSVDIGKIPMSYSVAIVNGNGKNKLDTDNGKLFIARDAFNLYKKYKLEIGINGSWGRVMKKDVYMGAIDITSTIPLASQWSLFLQGQGGKAINHNEYLKASNVSTYKINDYIMQGWFILPNLRYEAKRKYLHSVEFSCRIEEWEVNKLNDNKKTSVTPALSFEFIENYKLRLVIAMQMDRYKKNIPSTSFYNSNLLTIQLQARF
- a CDS encoding glycoside hydrolase family 25 protein, which produces MKKRTKKTTKNQNLKNPSYKFYYWLTGIILLLALVFFFRTTFTMYYFIIKGKFEEREYGYKNLEKLRPESEALKIHSIINRYRSHAIGIDISQHQGNIAWDSVKYIKNDIPISFVFVRATRGAYVQDAFFRKNWTNLKNKNLLRGAYHYYDVNRNSTDQAENFMKTVTLEKGDLPPVLDIEELPKNQSLELLKKGITNWLHLIEKQYQVKPIIYSNDAYFIHHIADMDLTEYPIWVANYNPRNSPKHSRWSFWQFSEKGIIKGITSNFVDINIFNGNTNQLEKLTIK
- a CDS encoding META domain-containing protein, which translates into the protein MKNVMQITNKYLKLSLILVFLIMLYNCGTHKNEKRDNNEIGGSEKVIAGSEFSLVETSNSDFLSIDNIKSKDTWELVKMNGKSAKDLFDKVPTLSFDKAESRVQGFAGCNRYSGGFALEGNKFIISRLVTTRMMCQNKNDEYGFTQAMESVNIAKYEGNNLFLFKDGQLILEFVKK
- the gmk gene encoding guanylate kinase, whose amino-acid sequence is MALVYHKPGNDTLQLKELLPGKHIEGKLIILSAPSGAGKTTIVQYLLSVIPELSFSISCTTRPKRENETDGKDYYFLTETEFREKIEGKEFIEFEEVYKNRFYGTLHTEIDRLWNQGKHVIFDIDVQGGLNLKKQFGDRALALFIAPPSLKELEERLRSRNTENEETLKMRIEKADQELSFANNFDHVIVNDNLEKAKNKAHKLITSFLSE
- the queA gene encoding tRNA preQ1(34) S-adenosylmethionine ribosyltransferase-isomerase QueA, encoding MKTSDFDFKLPPELLAERPAENRDEARLMVVHKKTGEIEHKLFKDVIDYFDEGDVFILNNTKVFPARLYGNKEKTGAQIEVFLLRELDAESRIWDVLVDPARKIRIGNKLFFTEDDSLVAEVVDNTTSRGRTLRFLFDGSYEEFRRKLKELGETPLPKYIKRKPDADDAERYQTIYAKEEGAVAAPTAGLHFSKHLLKRLEIKGVEFAEVTLHVGLGTFASVEVEDLSKHKMESEQISINEKTCKIVNNAIESKHRVCAVGTTSMRAIETSVSANKRLNPYDGWTNKFIFPPYDFGIADAMITNFHTPKSTLMMMIAAFAGYDLIMKAYKEAIKEGYKFYSYGDAMLII